From the genome of Mycetocola spongiae, one region includes:
- a CDS encoding DUF4194 domain-containing protein: MTEPTPAALPADSDSLSLFEGDEGRLGAAQRRTLVTLLRSRYLSRAAHPQEWRTLLESETLLRSRLNELFLELHIDHTYEVAYKRQAQPEEGGRFPTLLRDTAYTREETILLVFLRGRLRTERAGGAESVFVGRAEMLEYISQFRPAYATDRSGDARKAEKAVDNLIRSAILLKSDDPDRLRIAPVIEVLLSLERLGELLEWLQASNGEMGPEAPGGEGDLAVEAEPTAAENDPDSNTEDTEVSA, encoded by the coding sequence ATGACCGAGCCCACCCCCGCCGCGCTTCCCGCGGATTCCGATTCGCTCTCGCTCTTTGAGGGCGATGAGGGCCGCCTGGGCGCGGCCCAGCGCCGCACCCTTGTGACGCTGCTGCGCTCCCGTTATCTTTCCCGGGCCGCGCACCCGCAGGAATGGCGCACGCTGCTGGAATCGGAAACCCTGCTCCGCTCGCGCCTCAACGAGCTCTTCCTGGAACTGCATATCGACCATACCTATGAGGTCGCCTATAAGCGCCAGGCCCAGCCCGAGGAGGGCGGCCGTTTTCCCACGCTGCTGCGCGATACCGCCTATACCCGGGAGGAGACGATCCTGCTGGTATTCCTGCGCGGACGCCTGCGCACCGAGCGGGCCGGCGGGGCCGAGAGCGTATTTGTGGGTCGCGCCGAGATGCTGGAATATATCAGCCAGTTCCGGCCCGCCTATGCCACCGACCGCTCGGGGGACGCCCGCAAGGCCGAAAAGGCCGTGGATAACCTCATCCGTTCCGCGATCCTGCTGAAATCCGATGACCCGGACCGGCTGCGCATCGCCCCCGTGATCGAGGTGCTGCTCTCGCTGGAGCGCCTGGGCGAACTGCTGGAATGGTTGCAGGCCAGCAACGGCGAGATGGGGCCCGAGGCCCCCGGCGGGGAGGGTGACCTGGCCGTGGAGGCCGAGCCCACCGCGGCCGAAAACGATCCCGATTCGAATACGGAAGACACCGAGGTATCCGCGTGA
- a CDS encoding phosphosulfolactate synthase, whose amino-acid sequence MTSHTDAHNVSFNFVPRAYRPAKPREFGLTEVRAPYYSTFGTRHLSDVLEVAGQWVDGIKWAGGSFALLPPEQVRAFSDIAHEHGAYVSSGGWLETVLRYGEEAVDHYLAEAKNSGFDVIEISTGFITVPTSGLLRLIDKVTAAGLKAKPELGIQFGSGGDSSVAELAAEGAKDVGDLISRAQRALDAGASIIMIESEGITENVAEWNTAAAASIINGLGLENVMFEAADPPVFEWYIKNYGNEVNLFVDHSQVLQLEGLRQNIWGNKSTWGRVINPRFA is encoded by the coding sequence ATGACCTCCCATACCGATGCCCATAACGTTTCCTTTAACTTTGTGCCGCGCGCCTATCGTCCGGCCAAGCCGCGCGAGTTTGGCCTCACCGAGGTGCGGGCCCCGTATTACTCCACGTTTGGCACCCGCCATCTCAGCGATGTGCTGGAGGTTGCCGGCCAGTGGGTGGACGGCATTAAATGGGCCGGCGGCTCGTTTGCGTTGCTCCCGCCCGAGCAGGTGCGCGCGTTCTCCGATATCGCGCATGAGCACGGCGCCTATGTATCTTCGGGGGGCTGGCTCGAAACGGTGCTGCGCTATGGCGAGGAGGCGGTGGATCACTATCTGGCCGAGGCCAAAAACTCGGGCTTTGACGTGATCGAAATCTCCACCGGTTTTATCACCGTGCCCACCTCGGGCCTGCTGCGGCTGATCGATAAGGTCACCGCGGCGGGCCTCAAGGCCAAGCCCGAGCTGGGCATCCAGTTTGGGTCGGGCGGCGATTCCTCGGTCGCGGAGCTCGCCGCCGAGGGTGCCAAGGACGTGGGCGATCTGATCTCGCGCGCGCAGCGGGCGCTGGATGCCGGGGCCAGCATCATCATGATCGAATCCGAGGGGATCACCGAAAACGTCGCGGAGTGGAATACCGCGGCGGCCGCGAGCATCATTAACGGCCTGGGCCTGGAAAACGTGATGTTTGAGGCCGCCGATCCGCCGGTTTTTGAGTGGTATATCAAAAACTACGGCAACGAGGTGAACCTCTTTGTGGATCACTCGCAGGTGCTGCAATTGGAGGGCCTGCGCCAAAACATCTGGGGCAATAAGAGCACCTGGGGGCGCGTGATTAACCCCCGCTTCGCCTAG
- a CDS encoding DUF3375 domain-containing protein produces the protein MSEITAELARVREAFDKPTLRLLDRKWAPLVLAVFKTTFGRDRQSVHAERLHIRVDSLLADLASAGEEIPALAGRALCVQWMNDAWLYRSLGADGEESYSLTSHALEALSIVDGLAKDRALLSESRLTTILDTMSHWAAESTPDREARLARLDTRIEELTAERTRLAAGGEIPTASPERMQDGYANLINLIAQLPSDFKRVEESVAGMHRQIISDFRSEERPIVQVLDEYLAKTDELMSGTPEGRAFEGAFALLRDDELLAGLRRDIDAILEHPFSARLSPAERREFRGTVAVIRSGIDDVLSQRSRLTGTLREHIVNHDVVRDRQLETTLRRINQELETWMKTAPVRAAVPVELLPGLPEVGHLRERVYDPAGLSAPPPLEDVSEEAPEAPLIADIRTQGGPLLEDIRDALLSGAAEGASAGTLFNTLDGRLRRPVEIFGVLHLLTQIDALESLDGEAEEFHTVRPDHSTQAFRVPRVQVSPDTARALAEQKSTTETITQGQA, from the coding sequence GTGAGTGAGATTACCGCCGAGCTGGCCCGGGTACGCGAGGCCTTTGATAAGCCCACCCTGCGCCTCCTCGACCGCAAATGGGCGCCGCTGGTGCTCGCCGTATTTAAGACCACGTTTGGGCGCGACCGGCAGAGCGTACACGCCGAGCGGCTGCATATTCGGGTGGACTCGCTGCTGGCCGATCTGGCGTCCGCGGGCGAGGAGATCCCCGCACTGGCGGGCCGGGCGCTGTGTGTGCAGTGGATGAACGACGCCTGGCTCTACCGCTCGCTCGGCGCCGACGGCGAGGAATCCTATTCGCTCACCTCGCACGCCCTGGAGGCGCTCTCGATCGTGGACGGCCTGGCCAAGGACCGCGCGCTGCTGAGCGAGTCTCGGCTCACCACCATCCTGGATACGATGTCGCACTGGGCCGCCGAGTCCACCCCCGATCGCGAGGCGCGCCTCGCCCGGCTGGACACCAGGATCGAGGAGCTCACCGCCGAGCGCACCCGGCTGGCCGCGGGCGGGGAGATCCCCACCGCCTCCCCCGAACGGATGCAGGACGGCTATGCCAACCTGATCAACCTGATCGCCCAGCTGCCGAGCGACTTTAAGCGGGTCGAGGAATCCGTGGCCGGAATGCACCGCCAGATCATCAGCGATTTCCGCTCCGAGGAGCGCCCGATCGTGCAGGTGCTCGACGAATACCTGGCCAAAACCGATGAGCTGATGTCGGGCACGCCCGAGGGCCGCGCGTTTGAGGGGGCGTTTGCGCTGCTGCGCGATGATGAGCTCCTCGCCGGGCTCCGCCGCGATATCGACGCGATCCTCGAACACCCCTTCTCCGCGCGCCTGTCCCCCGCCGAACGCCGCGAGTTCCGCGGCACGGTCGCGGTGATCCGCAGCGGAATCGACGATGTCCTCTCCCAGCGCAGCCGCCTGACCGGGACGCTGCGCGAACATATCGTGAACCACGACGTGGTGCGCGATCGACAGTTGGAGACCACGCTGCGCCGGATCAACCAGGAGCTGGAAACCTGGATGAAAACCGCGCCCGTGCGCGCGGCGGTGCCCGTGGAGCTCCTGCCGGGGCTGCCCGAGGTGGGTCACCTGCGCGAGCGGGTCTATGACCCGGCCGGGTTAAGCGCTCCCCCGCCGCTTGAGGACGTCTCGGAGGAGGCCCCCGAGGCGCCGCTGATCGCCGATATTCGCACCCAGGGAGGGCCGCTTTTGGAGGATATCCGGGACGCCCTGCTATCCGGCGCCGCCGAGGGCGCAAGTGCCGGCACCCTGTTTAACACCCTCGATGGCCGGCTGCGGCGACCCGTGGAAATCTTCGGCGTGCTGCACCTGCTCACCCAGATCGACGCGTTGGAATCCCTGGACGGCGAGGCCGAGGAATTCCATACCGTGCGTCCCGATCACAGCACCCAGGCCTTCCGGGTGCCGCGCGTGCAGGTCTCCCCCGATACCGCCCGGGCCCTCGCCGAACAGAAATCCACCACCGAAACGATCACCCAAGGACAGGCATGA
- a CDS encoding inositol monophosphatase family protein produces MSETQNLRTLAAEVAAEVGEFLRLARDRGVSIAATKSTDLDIVTRADREAEVLIRERLLAARPGDGFLGEEGTLIAGSSGITWIVDPLDGTVNYLYRCGPYAVSIAAVSGEPTPESWVVRAAAVHVCTENASYSAGLGEGATREDVPLAVTAGVPLRAALVSTGLGYDRGRRAEQARAAALIAPRVRDLRMGGSAATDLCLVAAGRLDAYFERDLAPWDYAAGALIVAEAGGLALGEGATPDGVLTLAAAPGLAGELRELVAEATGS; encoded by the coding sequence ATGAGTGAAACCCAAAACCTGCGCACCCTCGCCGCGGAGGTGGCCGCGGAGGTGGGCGAGTTTTTGCGTCTCGCCCGCGATCGGGGCGTGAGCATTGCCGCCACCAAGAGCACCGACCTGGATATCGTGACCCGCGCCGATCGCGAGGCGGAGGTCCTGATCCGGGAGCGCCTGCTCGCCGCACGCCCGGGGGACGGTTTCCTCGGCGAGGAGGGCACGCTGATCGCGGGTAGCAGCGGGATCACCTGGATCGTGGACCCCCTGGACGGCACGGTGAATTATCTCTATCGCTGCGGCCCCTATGCCGTGAGCATCGCCGCGGTATCGGGGGAGCCCACCCCCGAGTCCTGGGTGGTGCGGGCGGCGGCCGTGCACGTCTGCACCGAGAACGCCTCCTATTCCGCGGGCCTCGGCGAGGGTGCCACCCGGGAGGATGTGCCGCTCGCCGTCACCGCCGGGGTGCCCCTGCGCGCGGCACTCGTGAGCACCGGACTGGGCTATGACCGCGGGCGCCGCGCCGAGCAGGCCCGCGCGGCCGCGCTGATTGCACCGCGGGTGCGCGATCTGCGCATGGGCGGCTCGGCGGCCACCGATCTATGCCTGGTGGCCGCGGGGCGGCTGGATGCCTATTTTGAGCGGGATCTGGCGCCGTGGGATTATGCCGCCGGGGCCCTGATCGTGGCCGAGGCCGGCGGGCTCGCCCTCGGCGAGGGGGCCACCCCGGATGGCGTGCTGACCCTCGCGGCCGCGCCCGGGCTCGCGGGGGAGCTGCGCGAGCTGGTGGCCGAGGCCACGGGCTCCTAG
- a CDS encoding MmgE/PrpD family protein: MPEVHSLAQFAHDARFSALSADSLEQLRIRVLDTIGVAIAARDAEPIRAIRGLLADLGGTPQATYIGGGAGPLDRVAFYNTALSRYLDFMDSFLAPGETNHPSDNLGAVLAASESVDGSGREFLTALAVSYQVHARLSEAAPVRARGFDHTVQGAYAAAAGVSRALGLSVEHTAQALAISGTANNALRVTRTGNLSHWKGLAYPNVAKEATFAALLARAGITGPELVFEGNKGFRETIAGPFEVDWAAEGLDVVPRTLVKRHNAEIHSQTAIEAALDIRSQDGFLARAITGVHLRTFAVAHAIIGGGEEGSKQNIRSKEEADHSLPYLLAAALLDGAVQPAQFTPERILSDDIQDLLALITVEPDAALSARFPAEMPAELRVTFADGSVLEASESSYLGFPSDPLDWDGALEKFRPLAHPGLGIGPADRLAELIHSLETRPVRELTTALARVGGAEQDRS, encoded by the coding sequence ATGCCCGAGGTCCATTCTCTTGCGCAATTTGCCCACGACGCCCGTTTTTCCGCGCTCTCCGCCGATTCCCTGGAGCAGCTAAGAATCCGCGTCCTAGATACCATCGGCGTGGCCATTGCCGCGCGCGATGCCGAACCCATCCGCGCCATCCGCGGCCTGCTCGCCGATCTTGGCGGAACACCCCAGGCCACCTATATCGGCGGGGGAGCGGGGCCCCTGGATCGCGTGGCGTTTTATAACACCGCGCTCAGCCGCTATCTGGACTTCATGGATTCCTTCCTCGCCCCCGGGGAGACCAATCATCCCTCCGATAACCTCGGGGCGGTCCTGGCCGCGAGCGAATCCGTGGACGGCTCGGGGCGGGAGTTCCTCACCGCCCTCGCCGTGTCCTATCAGGTACACGCCCGGCTCTCCGAGGCCGCCCCGGTGCGCGCCCGCGGCTTTGATCACACCGTGCAGGGGGCCTATGCGGCCGCGGCCGGGGTCTCCCGCGCCCTCGGCCTGAGCGTGGAACACACGGCCCAGGCCCTCGCCATCTCCGGCACCGCCAATAACGCGCTGCGTGTCACCCGCACCGGCAATCTCTCCCACTGGAAGGGCCTGGCCTATCCCAATGTGGCCAAGGAGGCCACGTTTGCGGCGCTGCTCGCGCGCGCCGGAATCACCGGGCCCGAGCTGGTATTTGAGGGCAATAAGGGTTTCCGCGAGACCATCGCGGGCCCGTTTGAGGTGGACTGGGCCGCCGAGGGCCTGGACGTGGTGCCGCGCACCCTGGTGAAGCGGCATAATGCCGAGATCCACTCCCAGACGGCGATCGAGGCGGCGCTGGATATTCGCTCCCAGGACGGCTTCCTCGCCCGCGCGATCACGGGCGTGCACCTGCGCACCTTTGCCGTGGCGCACGCCATCATCGGCGGGGGAGAGGAGGGCTCCAAACAGAATATCCGCAGCAAGGAGGAGGCCGATCACTCGCTGCCCTATCTGCTGGCCGCCGCGCTGCTGGACGGCGCTGTGCAGCCCGCCCAATTTACTCCCGAGCGCATCCTCTCCGATGATATCCAGGACCTCCTGGCCCTGATCACCGTGGAGCCCGATGCGGCACTCTCGGCGCGCTTCCCCGCCGAAATGCCCGCCGAGCTGAGGGTCACGTTCGCGGATGGTTCGGTGCTGGAGGCGAGCGAGTCCAGCTATCTGGGCTTCCCGAGCGATCCGCTGGACTGGGACGGTGCGCTCGAAAAATTCCGGCCCCTGGCCCACCCCGGCCTGGGAATCGGCCCCGCGGATCGGCTCGCCGAGCTGATCCACTCACTCGAGACGCGCCCCGTGCGCGAGCTCACGACCGCGCTGGCCCGGGTGGGCGGCGCAGAACAGGACCGCTCATGA
- a CDS encoding ATP-binding protein, with amino-acid sequence MSDAPLFHINGATEGTTQWRAETFQLVNWGGFQGHHSMDFSAEATLLSGASGSGKSTLLDAYLALMMPSDTAFNGASNDATTGRARGADQRNLLSYLKGKTDTLREEDTGEMRDAVLRGAESSTWGAIAMTFVDDNGRRYTVLRTYFVPRGATASSEVSMKMAVVDGSFDLRQLEGIAETRFDRRALKSLGAGIDVCASYLEFAQKLHTRLGIGAGGDGGKALRLLARIQAGQQVRTVDGLYKSMVLERPSTYAAADKALAHFADLEKSYDAMVTEDSKARVLAPIVELHAEFERAGAEAATIDTFGVHREGATPFTLWRLHAERDLLDAAAEVNALGRRETRERAGSAREQEDTLTRRLAELQKQQRENGGDVLEVLGAELAVLGHRHEQVRAERSDFLRRTAPLGLALDTREEFLVAQGSADLFLSGFEENQRALEAERDVIKRAQYPLEEEKRALRAEEKSLAGREGLVPERLHAARLLIARAAGMDPAELPFVAELLDIAPEQEHWRTAAEVTLGSVARLLLVDETRLDALSRAIDGLDLPTRIGFEGVPLGGPAQFTGDPARISGKLIFKDSPFTAWVAERVGAPHTDALCVEDAAQLGGGGPRVTASGQTRDGKRGAHGDVRDRHIIGFSNTVRLAEIAAEISALDERLAENTALAGAVGARMTQLRQVREAHLSVRDAKWATIDVAAVAAEISEQTAERERILAGSDILRELNAEEDRLILEREGAQREKHLAESEAARLGTDHATLVDRQDAVSAEIEEIEIRQDISLSEEHARRLDEEFAAVGDAADYAAFAAGIRRLRERLLGQSQSATDAAARAQNGLIQIFQTYQERWPDPNLGTGVVSYPGYLEILTGIHTTGLHARRGEWTRRLAEWSGQDLVPLGGAFDGAVEAIEERLGPVNDILETLPFGAGRDRLSIVLRRLANEDVHEFRRELRVLSSAPAEVPSDEQAEERFARLRAFMDRIRETTGGGTSQRDLLLDVRRHVEITAVRSTVDGVEISTYSSLGGKSGGESQELVAFIVGAALRFQLGDESRTRPRFAPVFLDEGFVKSDSEFAGRAVAAWKGLGFQLIVGAPLDKVTALEPYMQSMLSMTKNNATGYSYITELTGVRG; translated from the coding sequence GTGAGTGACGCTCCCCTGTTTCATATTAATGGCGCAACCGAGGGCACCACACAGTGGCGGGCCGAGACCTTCCAGCTCGTGAACTGGGGTGGCTTCCAGGGCCACCACTCGATGGACTTCTCGGCCGAGGCCACGCTGCTCTCGGGCGCCTCCGGCAGCGGAAAAAGCACGCTGCTGGACGCCTATCTGGCGCTGATGATGCCCTCCGATACCGCGTTTAACGGCGCCTCCAATGACGCCACCACCGGCCGGGCCCGCGGGGCCGATCAGCGCAACCTGCTGTCCTATCTCAAGGGCAAAACCGATACCCTCCGCGAGGAGGATACCGGCGAGATGCGCGATGCCGTGCTGCGCGGGGCCGAGAGCTCCACCTGGGGCGCCATCGCGATGACATTTGTGGACGATAACGGGCGTCGCTATACCGTGCTGCGCACCTATTTTGTGCCGCGCGGGGCCACCGCCTCCTCCGAGGTCTCGATGAAAATGGCCGTGGTGGACGGTTCGTTTGACCTGCGCCAGCTGGAGGGCATCGCCGAGACGCGCTTTGACCGCCGGGCCCTGAAATCCCTCGGCGCGGGAATCGACGTGTGCGCGAGCTATCTGGAATTTGCGCAGAAGCTGCATACCCGCCTCGGAATCGGCGCGGGGGGCGACGGCGGCAAGGCGCTGCGCCTGCTCGCCCGGATCCAGGCCGGCCAACAGGTGCGCACCGTGGACGGGCTTTATAAGTCGATGGTGCTCGAGCGACCCTCCACCTATGCCGCGGCCGATAAGGCCCTCGCGCATTTTGCGGATCTCGAAAAATCCTATGACGCCATGGTCACCGAGGACTCCAAGGCCCGCGTGCTCGCGCCCATCGTGGAGCTGCACGCCGAGTTTGAGCGGGCGGGCGCGGAGGCCGCCACCATCGATACGTTTGGGGTGCACCGCGAGGGAGCCACCCCGTTCACGCTGTGGCGACTGCATGCCGAACGCGATCTTCTGGACGCCGCCGCCGAGGTGAATGCGCTCGGCCGCCGGGAGACCCGCGAGCGCGCGGGCAGCGCACGCGAGCAGGAGGACACCCTGACCCGCCGCCTCGCCGAGCTGCAAAAACAGCAGCGCGAAAACGGCGGCGATGTGCTGGAGGTGCTGGGCGCCGAACTCGCGGTCCTGGGGCACCGGCACGAGCAGGTGCGCGCGGAACGCTCCGATTTCCTCCGCCGCACGGCCCCGCTGGGGCTTGCCCTGGACACGCGCGAGGAATTCCTCGTGGCGCAGGGCTCCGCGGATCTTTTCCTCAGCGGATTTGAGGAAAACCAGCGTGCGCTGGAGGCGGAGCGGGACGTGATTAAGCGCGCCCAGTATCCGCTTGAGGAGGAAAAGCGCGCCCTGCGGGCCGAGGAAAAATCCCTCGCCGGGCGCGAGGGCCTGGTCCCCGAGCGCCTGCATGCCGCGCGTTTGCTGATTGCCCGGGCCGCGGGAATGGACCCCGCCGAGCTGCCGTTTGTGGCCGAGCTGCTGGATATCGCCCCCGAGCAGGAACACTGGCGCACCGCCGCCGAGGTCACCCTCGGCTCGGTGGCCCGCCTCCTGCTTGTGGACGAGACCCGGCTCGACGCCCTCTCGCGCGCAATCGACGGGCTTGACCTGCCCACCCGGATCGGCTTCGAGGGTGTGCCGCTGGGCGGGCCCGCGCAGTTCACCGGCGATCCCGCGCGGATCTCCGGCAAACTCATTTTTAAAGACTCCCCGTTCACGGCCTGGGTGGCCGAGCGCGTGGGCGCACCCCATACCGATGCCCTGTGCGTCGAGGACGCCGCTCAGCTGGGCGGTGGCGGCCCCCGGGTCACCGCGAGCGGCCAGACCCGCGACGGCAAGCGCGGGGCCCACGGCGATGTGCGCGACCGTCATATCATCGGGTTTTCCAATACCGTGCGCCTCGCGGAGATCGCCGCGGAGATCTCCGCGCTGGATGAACGCCTGGCCGAAAATACCGCACTCGCGGGCGCTGTGGGAGCGCGCATGACGCAGCTGCGCCAGGTGCGCGAGGCCCACCTCTCAGTGCGCGATGCCAAATGGGCCACGATCGACGTGGCCGCCGTGGCCGCCGAGATTAGCGAGCAGACCGCCGAGCGCGAACGCATCCTCGCGGGCAGCGATATTCTGCGCGAGCTTAACGCGGAGGAGGATCGCCTGATCCTGGAGCGCGAGGGTGCCCAGCGCGAGAAGCACCTCGCCGAGAGCGAGGCGGCCCGGCTGGGAACCGATCACGCTACCCTCGTGGATCGCCAGGACGCCGTGAGCGCGGAAATCGAGGAGATCGAGATCCGCCAGGACATCTCTCTGAGCGAGGAACACGCCCGGCGCCTGGACGAGGAATTTGCCGCGGTGGGAGACGCCGCCGATTATGCGGCATTTGCCGCGGGCATTCGCCGGCTGCGCGAGCGCCTGCTGGGCCAGTCGCAATCGGCCACGGATGCCGCCGCACGCGCCCAGAACGGCCTGATCCAGATCTTCCAGACCTATCAGGAGCGCTGGCCCGATCCCAACCTCGGCACCGGGGTGGTGTCCTATCCGGGATATCTGGAGATCCTCACGGGGATTCATACCACCGGGCTGCACGCGCGTCGCGGCGAATGGACCCGCCGCCTCGCGGAGTGGAGCGGCCAGGACCTCGTGCCGCTCGGCGGCGCGTTTGACGGCGCGGTGGAGGCCATCGAGGAGCGCCTCGGCCCGGTAAACGACATCCTGGAAACCCTGCCGTTTGGGGCGGGCCGGGATCGCCTCAGCATCGTGCTGCGCCGCCTCGCGAACGAGGATGTCCACGAGTTCCGGCGGGAGCTGCGTGTGCTCTCCTCCGCACCCGCCGAGGTGCCCAGCGATGAGCAGGCCGAGGAGCGTTTTGCCCGGCTGCGCGCGTTTATGGATCGGATCCGGGAGACCACGGGCGGCGGCACCTCGCAGCGGGACCTGCTGCTGGATGTGCGCCGGCACGTGGAGATCACCGCTGTGCGCAGCACGGTGGACGGCGTGGAAATCAGCACGTATTCCTCGCTCGGCGGCAAGAGCGGTGGCGAGTCCCAGGAGCTGGTGGCGTTTATCGTCGGGGCCGCGCTGCGGTTCCAGCTGGGCGATGAGTCCCGCACCCGCCCGCGGTTTGCGCCGGTTTTCCTCGATGAGGGTTTTGTGAAATCGGACTCGGAATTTGCCGGTCGCGCGGTGGCCGCCTGGAAGGGGCTTGGCTTCCAGCTGATCGTGGGTGCCCCGCTGGATAAGGTGACCGCGCTGGAGCCCTATATGCAGAGCATGCTGTCGATGACCAAAAATAATGCCACGGGATATTCCTATATCACCGAGCTCACCGGGGTGCGCGGCTAG
- the cycA gene encoding D-serine/D-alanine/glycine transporter, producing the protein MARRKKDVTAVPFQAEPLTNSIPTQPHLARNLSNRHLQLIAIGGAIGTGLFMGSGKTISLAGPSILIVYAVIGFMLFFVMRALGELLLSNLNYRSFADFAGDLLGPWATFFTGWTYWLCWIVTGVADVIAVAGYAKFWWPDLWQWVPALALIVLLLVLNLPTVRNFGETEFWFALVKIIAIIALIAVGIYMLATSFVSPEGHVAKISNLWEFDGLFPNGFMGFVAGFQIAVFAFVGIELVGTAAAETKNPEKNLPKAINSIPIRIILFYVGALFVILTVTPWNEIKAGESPFVAMFALAGLAIAASVVNFVVLTSAASSANSGIYSTSRMIFGLASNGDAPKRLAKLSSRKVPVNALFFSCVFLLSGVVLLYTGNGIIEAFTIVTTISSVLFIFVWSIILASYIVYRRKRPELHAASKFKMPGGIPACIMVFAFFAFILWALTQKEDTLMAVALTPAWFALLGIVYWSMLRRRRRAGISTEPAVY; encoded by the coding sequence ATGGCACGGAGAAAAAAAGACGTTACCGCGGTGCCGTTTCAGGCGGAGCCGTTAACAAACTCGATACCCACGCAGCCGCACCTGGCGCGTAACCTCTCGAATCGCCATCTGCAGCTGATTGCAATCGGCGGGGCGATCGGCACCGGCCTGTTTATGGGATCGGGTAAAACGATCTCGCTCGCCGGACCCAGCATCCTGATCGTCTACGCGGTGATCGGGTTCATGCTGTTTTTTGTGATGCGGGCGCTCGGGGAGCTCCTGCTCTCCAATCTGAACTATCGTTCCTTTGCGGATTTTGCCGGCGATCTGTTGGGGCCCTGGGCCACGTTTTTCACGGGCTGGACGTATTGGCTGTGTTGGATCGTCACGGGAGTGGCTGATGTGATCGCCGTGGCCGGCTATGCCAAGTTCTGGTGGCCCGACCTGTGGCAGTGGGTCCCGGCGCTCGCGCTGATCGTGCTGCTGTTGGTGCTTAACCTGCCCACCGTGCGCAATTTTGGCGAGACCGAGTTCTGGTTTGCGCTGGTCAAGATCATTGCGATCATCGCGCTGATCGCGGTGGGTATCTATATGCTCGCCACCTCGTTTGTTTCCCCCGAGGGTCACGTGGCCAAGATCTCCAACCTCTGGGAGTTTGACGGGCTGTTCCCGAACGGCTTCATGGGCTTTGTGGCCGGCTTCCAGATCGCTGTATTTGCGTTTGTGGGTATCGAGCTGGTGGGTACCGCGGCGGCCGAGACCAAGAACCCCGAGAAGAACCTGCCCAAGGCGATTAACTCGATCCCGATCCGGATCATCCTGTTTTATGTGGGCGCGCTCTTTGTGATCCTCACGGTCACGCCCTGGAACGAGATTAAGGCGGGGGAGAGCCCGTTTGTGGCGATGTTTGCCCTGGCCGGGCTGGCGATCGCGGCGAGCGTGGTGAATTTTGTGGTGCTGACCTCGGCGGCCTCCAGCGCCAATAGTGGCATTTATTCAACATCGCGGATGATTTTTGGCCTCGCGAGCAATGGCGACGCACCCAAGCGCCTGGCCAAGCTCAGCAGCCGCAAGGTGCCGGTAAACGCGCTGTTCTTCTCCTGTGTTTTCCTGCTCTCGGGCGTGGTGCTGTTGTATACGGGAAACGGCATTATCGAGGCGTTTACCATCGTGACCACCATCTCCTCGGTGCTGTTCATCTTTGTCTGGTCGATCATCCTGGCCTCCTATATCGTGTATCGCCGGAAGCGTCCGGAGCTGCACGCGGCCTCGAAGTTTAAGATGCCCGGCGGCATTCCCGCCTGCATCATGGTGTTTGCGTTTTTTGCCTTTATCCTCTGGGCCCTGACCCAGAAGGAGGACACCCTGATGGCCGTAGCCCTGACCCCGGCCTGGTTTGCCCTGCTGGGGATCGTGTACTGGTCGATGCTGCGCCGCCGACGCCGGGCCGGAATCAGCACCGAGCCCGCGGTCTACTAA
- a CDS encoding metal-dependent hydrolase, whose amino-acid sequence MMGTHHALCGAAAWVALTSTAPGFPAISAAPIAPEYVVMGAVLCAGAALLPDLDHPSATIAHAIPGVGRAATGAISGLAGGHRRGTHSLLAAAGIVLLASLPFTLPALLAGACGAALLAFALRVLGLRGGWPAAWALGAAAALGIGALTPGLWALLGPIVLVGWITHLAGDILTRGGLPLLWPLRPRAPRALRRVPVLRALWLRSGNFALPILGRTGSRREWALLLPIGAYALIGICVNLPLIIGG is encoded by the coding sequence ATGATGGGAACCCATCACGCACTCTGCGGGGCGGCCGCCTGGGTTGCGCTCACGTCCACGGCCCCCGGATTTCCGGCGATCTCGGCCGCGCCGATCGCCCCCGAATACGTGGTCATGGGGGCCGTGCTCTGCGCCGGTGCGGCGCTCCTGCCCGATCTGGATCACCCCTCGGCGACCATCGCGCACGCGATTCCCGGGGTGGGTCGCGCCGCGACGGGCGCCATCTCGGGCCTGGCCGGGGGCCATCGCCGCGGCACCCACTCGCTGCTCGCGGCGGCCGGGATTGTCCTGCTGGCTTCGCTGCCATTCACGCTCCCGGCGCTCCTCGCGGGCGCGTGCGGTGCCGCACTGCTGGCCTTTGCGTTGCGGGTCCTCGGCCTGCGCGGGGGATGGCCCGCCGCCTGGGCGCTGGGGGCCGCGGCGGCCCTGGGGATCGGCGCGCTCACGCCCGGGCTCTGGGCGCTGCTCGGGCCGATCGTGCTGGTGGGGTGGATCACCCACCTCGCGGGCGATATTCTCACGCGGGGAGGGCTGCCCCTGCTCTGGCCCCTGCGGCCGCGCGCCCCGCGGGCACTGCGCCGCGTGCCCGTATTGCGGGCCCTGTGGCTGCGCTCGGGAAACTTCGCCCTCCCGATCCTGGGGCGCACCGGATCCCGCCGGGAATGGGCGCTCCTGTTGCCGATCGGCGCCTATGCGCTGATCGGGATCTGCGTAAATCTGCCGCTGATTATCGGCGGATAG